From a single Onychomys torridus chromosome 9, mOncTor1.1, whole genome shotgun sequence genomic region:
- the LOC118591633 gene encoding purine nucleoside phosphorylase: MENEFTYEDYQRTAEWLRSHTTHRPQVAVICGSGLGGLTSKLTEAQVFDYSEIPNFPQSTVQGHAGRLVFGFLNGRACVMMQGRFHMYEGYPLSKVTFPVRVFHLMGVDTLIVTNAAGGLNPNFEVGDIMLIRDHINLPGFSGQNPLRGPNDERFGVRFPAMSDAYDRHMRQKALSAWKQMGEQRDLQEGTYVMLAGPNFETVAESRMLRMLGADAVGMSTVPEVIVARHCGLRVFGFSLITNKVVMDYANLEKANHKEVLEAGNAAAQKLQQFVTILMESIPPREHTAS, translated from the exons ATGGAGAACGA ATTCACGTACGAAGATTATCAGAGGACCGCTGAGTGGCTTCGATCTCACACTACGCATCGACCTCAAGTGGCAGTGATCTGTGGTTCTGGGTTAGGAGGTCTGACTTCGAAATTAACTGAGGCCCAGGTCTTTGACTACAGTGAGATACCCAACTTTCCCCAAAGCACAG TGCAAGGTCATGCTGGTCGACTGGTGTTTGGATTCCTGAATGGCAGAGCCTGTGTGATGATGCAGGGCAGGTTCCATATGTATGAAGGGTACCCACTGTCAAAG GTGACATTCCCAGTGAGGGTTttccatcttatgggtgtggacACTTTGATAGTCACCAATGCAGCTGGAGGGCTCAACCCCAATTTTGAAGTTGGAGATATCATGCTGATCCGCGACCACATCAACCTACCTGGTTTCTCTGGTCAAAACCCTCTCCGAGGCCCCAATGATGAAAG GTTTGGAGTTCGCTTCCCGGCTATGTCCGATGCGTATGACCGGCACATGAGGCAGAAGGCCTTGAGTGCCTGGAAGCAAATGGGGGAGCAGCGAGACTTACAGGAAGGCACCTACGTGATGTTGGCAGGTCCCAACTTCGAGACTGTGGCAGAGAGTCGCATGCTAAGGATGCTGGGAGCAGATGCTGTTG GCATGAGCACAGTCCCAGAAGTTATTGTTGCGCGACATTGTGGGCTTCGGGTGTTTGGTTTCTCACTCATCACTAACAAGGTCGTCATGGATTATGCCAACTTGGAGAAGGCCAATCACAAGGAAGTCTTAGAGGCTGGGAACGCAGCTGCCCAGAAATTGCAACAGTTTGTCACCATCCTCATGGAGAGCATCCCACCCCGGGAGCACACTGCCAGCTGA